The genomic segment CATATGGTCATATGCGTCCTTTATAATAAAACCTAAATTTTGTGGCCCACATGCTTCAttttccataaaaaaaaaaaaaacattagaGACGGATATTTCAGCATTTACCATAGCTTCTAGAGTAGACTTTTTTGCATGTGATATATTGCGTGCCGATCTTAGCAAGTGAGTTTGATCAGGTGCAAACATCTCATGGTTATGCTCTTCAAAAAATCTACTCACCCGCCATTGACACCCTTTTTCCCTTGTAATCTTCAATTTGGCTTTATATTGTGTTCTAATTACCGGCTTTTGATAAACTGGAATCCTTTTACTAGAACATTTCTCATATTTTAAACCTTCACATGAACAATGAAATTCTTTTGATTGAAGTTCATTGGTATGAGAAAAATATCGTTAATCACCCTTCCTCACACTAAATCCCTTGGCATGCGCATATTGACAATACAATAAATAAGCATCTTCAACGCTGTTCACAACCTGTCTCACTTCCAATTTACTCTCCAAAACATGGACAAAAGAGTTTTCATTTGGTACCTCAACATTTCCAGCTTCTTGATTGTTCTCCTTCCACCTCTTCAAGTGACAGTTGATTGTTATCTTCCATTTTCAAGCAGGAAACCAACTggatcaattaaaaaaaaaagaagatgaaTTTAAGTATTTACTATAACACAAGACAAATCAACTTGATCTACTGGAATGAAATAAAAGAGTCTAGACTCTCATACACTCATACcgcacatacacacacacaaaaagtCTAGACTTGAGAGCGTTGTTACAGATATACACTCTCATACCGCACATACACAAACACAGATACACACTATCAtatcacacacacatacacaaagAGTCTAGACTTGAGAGTTGGTTTCCATATTTTCAGTGAGTTTCTCAGTTTACCTTATATCTTTAACATACAATTTCGGAGAAATGAAAATTTTCGAGCCATTATATTCAATTTCACAGAAATAACAAGAAACAAATACcaaatttcttgaaacaaacacaaataTCTCCATTATATAAAAACAAATGTACAGTGGCAAGGAAAAGCTTCATTTTGCCTGGTTCAATGAGAGGAGCTTGTTTTTCCATGCTGAAAAAGAGGAACGGGAAGAGAGATGTTTTTTTGTGGAGAGAGAGCTTGCTTGATTCAATGAGAGGAGCTTGTTTCAGAAATGAAAGAACCACGGCTAAGGCTGAGAGAGAgaagcaaaattttgaaaaagtgAACCATGGTTGagtttttttgttaaataaaaaaaaattaattgacacGTGGCAAAAAAACTGGAAGGGGATTTTAAAAAAGGTAgtattcttttttaaaaaatggtaGAAAAAGACTTtcacaatataaaaatattatacataCTAGAAGAATTTACTTATTACAAAGTTATACCaactatatttttaaaagagttttttcgattaaaatgtatttgaaatgtttatataatttcaaatataatgtGTAACTTAACGTTTAATCGAAgacaatataaatatattaatttggtAAGCCAATTATATataggtaaaaatttgtgtgatacgatctcatggatcgtattttgtgagacggatctcttatttgggtcctccattaaaaaaatattactttttatgctaagagtattattttttattgtgaatatcggtagggttgacccgtctcaaagataaagattcgtgagatcgtttcacagcAGACCTAGTCATATATATAACAagtcaaaaataaaatgaataatAACAAATTGATGAAGATAAGGTCGGAGTTGGATCAGAAAACAAAAAATCCACCTTGCTAACTcgattcaaatatttttttctggCCCTTTGCAGTCAATCTTTCGGAGAATATTGTATCCAACATGATTCATTTAAACTCGAAGTTGGTGCCAATGTCGATTCCGCCGAAATTTACTTCAATTTCCAACTCCCATACAGTAACCAGAATCCGTAGCGGCGGCTGTTTTCTAATGTCAGCTTCGAAAATCCCGGCACGCGACCGGTTGATTACGTTTGGTAAATACAAAGGGAAAATGCTAGGGAGCCTGCCATCGAGCTATCTGAGATGGGTATCGAAGAATCTCAGAGCCGGAGACACGCAAGAATGGGCGAAGCTGGCGGACGAGGTGCTTGTGGACTCGGTTTACAGAGACCGTGTGGAGTGGGAGTTGGCGGAGAATGTTCTGAATGGGAACAATGTGGGTTCTTCCTCATCGGGCCACACCAGTGTGTCCGTGTTGCTGGAAATGAGCGAGAGGTTTGGGTGGGACAACGATGATAAGGTTGGGTGGAGTAAGATTGACTTTGGGCTGTTGGGAACGTCCAAAGGGAGCAGAATTCCTCGTACGAGTGTTGAACAAGACAAGGAAAGTGTAAAAAGTGGTGGAGGAGGGAGAAGAAGGACGAGGGTGAGCCGTCCGCCGTTGCAGACAGAGACAGGCGGAGGTGGGAAATTGGGCAAAGGTTCCGGGAATGAACAAAAGCCATGTGTGGGTGATGAGGACGCTTACAGAGTGATGCCAGTGGCAAATCCGTTCCCTGGCAGGGAAGCACTCTTGGACAAAGTCCGCAAAACATTTCGTCGGGTGTAAGAATTTGATTTGGATAAAGGAATTCGTTACACATTAGTTCAAGAATTTGTCATTGAGAAAAGATTTCAAGATGTAGAGTGTAGGAGTTGGGTCATATATCAAGTATTGATTCTGTATTTTAGTTTGGAAAGAGTCATTTTACAACAAACTAGTGATCACATCTTTTCGCATCTCTTTCTCAACTATTTGCTCAGTTTTCATGGAGACTAGAGGTTTGGATTAAGTCATTTGATAGAAAATGGATTTGAAATGTCATGTCAGTTTAAAAAATAATCGAGAATTGAAACTCATGGGCTTGAAAATTGAccaataattaagtgttctaaATTCCTATCCGCTAAATTCTTCGATCCAAAACAACGTAATGGTATTTTCAAGAATGTATGATAATCTCTTTGATGTTCTACCCTTTTATACATTCTTCGTATTGTTTTATTAACATTCATTACTGAACACATTTGAGTTTGAATGTTTAGACTTGGATATGCTTACGTCATtaatttcgttttttttttcctattcATCGTTTGTTACTATTCTGCATATGGtgtatgaattaattatgaaatgACCATTGTTTTGGTGATTTTAGAATACAGATTGCAGAGATAATCAATTTATGACATAAGATATACAAAGCAGAGGGAAGCAGAATTTCACAAGAGAATTGGTGGTGTTAATATTCCAAATAGATTCTACATTTTACCCACTTATTTGTACAAAATGTCCTCgtcaattataatttataagGAAACTTTGTTTGTAGAGagaaattgtaaaaaaaaaaaatgatatcatAAAATACAATTGTACAAACCAAAAAATAATGAACTACTGGTTAGTATTTCATGAAAGAGTCTTTGAGGTATGAAGAATGACCAACAAATTTGAAATCATGCATGCTAAGGGGGTTGCACTTGCCCCAGTTGGTAGTTCTGAGAAATAGATTCAAGCTCATTTCCCGTCCACCAAAGAGATGgttttgttaaaaaaacaaGGCGGTGGGATTGCTAATCACTTAACCTTTTCTAGGTTTCTGTGGTCTAACAAGATTATCCTTGGAAGTTGAAGTAGTCCTCTTTGAATACTCCTTCCGCCTAGAGTCCGACTTCTTTGAAGATACAAGTGCTGATGACAAGAGAGCGTCAACAGCCTCACGCTGCTGTTTCCTTTTTGTGAATGAATCTGTTAATATTTCAACTCGATCAAAAGACCCTTTCTCATCCTGCTCCTTAAAGCTAATCTCAGAATGCGATGTGCCTACTTTCATCTCCTGCAGTTGCTTATCATGCTTGGTAGTTTCTACACACATTTCGTCAGATACATATTTTGGTTGCTTCTGACTTCTACTATTTACCTTCCCAGAATTAGTAAAACGCCTCCTTATATTGTCACTGTTTGTTTCTTCCACCACATTGATTCGCCTGTCACTGGTTTTATCAGTGCTCTCTTGGTCTTCTTCCACTATCGACTTTGCATCCTTCATTACTTTGTCATCGCTATCTTCAAGTGCAACAGTTGCAACAACCTTTTCCAGTGGGATATTCATTCCATCTCTGACTCTGTTTTTTTTGTTCATAGCAGCATCTTTTGCTGCATGAGAAACATCTTCACCTATAGTACAGGCAATATCTGATACAgtattattatattttctctTCCTTTCAGCAGAATGCTTCACAATCTTCTTCTTTGTATTCACACGTCCGCTTACAGCTCTGGAGCTTTCAACTTGCTCCAACTGACCAGAAATACTCGTGAGATTTCCTGAATTTGGCCTCGTCTCCAAAGTGGACCTAAACATCGAACTATAGGGTTTTCTTCCTGATAGAATCAAATTTCTTCGTCCTGCATCTTCCACAAGAGCTGCCCAACTAGGGTTTGTCTGCAATGTTCTCGCATTGCCAAAAATCCATAATGAAAGTTTCGCCCTGGTCAAAGCAACATTCATCCGTCTAACATCAGCAACGAATCCAAGATTGCTAGAGCCAATCCCAGTTCTCTCAGAGGAAGATCCAGTTGCTCTAACAGTAGAAAGTAGCAGGATGTCCACCTCTCGACCTTGAAAACCATCAACAGTATTAAATTCGATTTCAGCCGTGACAGAAGATCCAAATGCACTTGAGAACCGTGATCGCAAAAGTGATAGCTGACATTTGTAAGGAGTAATGACTCCAATTTTTCTGGCAAGAAATTTCGAGGGATACCTGTCAAAGATAACCAGGTTTTACTTTTACAGGTCACCGATAAGGATCACAAGAAGGGAAAAATACCTTTTCTTAAAATATCGCAACAATTCAACTGCAGCATCAGATTCACACTCGTTGTATATAGACAATGCAGCTGCACCTTTACCACGTGTCTCCCGCCCATCAAGAATATCAAACAACATATAGGGTCCCAGGCACAAAGTTTCATGAAAGGATGCAGCTTTGCCGAACATCTGTTCTCCGTTCTGTAGCTTGCCCTCATAAAAATGTGAAGAAGGAAAACTGCATATCTCCGGATGCATCCTGTACTGCAAATTTCatagataatttttttaaaaaaattgctgAGTTGGAGTGAGGATAAGTATTCATGGCAACAGTAGAACAAAAATCTATGAAGGACAAAAAGACCAGAAGAGGCCACAAAAAGAACTAAATAAATGATATCCTGTTCCACCTCAATGTGAAATGGACTAAATAATGAATAGCATGTTTCTTTGGTAAGTTTATAGTATGGGACCTGTATCTCCAAGTCTGTTCACCCTAAAGAATTTATAAGTTCACATTCCTGTAATTTACTAAATTTTCATGTACACAAGCTCGCCGGTATGAATTAAACTCGGGTATAGCCAAGGATTACATGACAGGCCACAATCTACATCCACCATCAGCATTTCAGTCTGAATCAACTAGGAGGcttttaaattttgtcattttgtGAACACCACCAAAGGTTCAtggttggaaactaaattccggcgtttgacaaaatatgaatcaactgaaaaatacgaaccaactgatc from the Primulina tabacum isolate GXHZ01 chromosome 8, ASM2559414v2, whole genome shotgun sequence genome contains:
- the LOC142554560 gene encoding uncharacterized protein LOC142554560, with protein sequence MSIPPKFTSISNSHTVTRIRSGGCFLMSASKIPARDRLITFGKYKGKMLGSLPSSYLRWVSKNLRAGDTQEWAKLADEVLVDSVYRDRVEWELAENVLNGNNVGSSSSGHTSVSVLLEMSERFGWDNDDKVGWSKIDFGLLGTSKGSRIPRTSVEQDKESVKSGGGGRRRTRVSRPPLQTETGGGGKLGKGSGNEQKPCVGDEDAYRVMPVANPFPGREALLDKVRKTFRRV